A region of the Roseiflexus sp. RS-1 genome:
AAAGCGGCACGCGAGCTGGGTTCAGAACGTCGTGAGACAGTTCGGTCTCTATCCGCTACGGGCGCATAGTGGCGTGCGGGGAGCTGCTCTTAGTACGAGAGGACCGGAGTGGACGGACCGCTGGTGGAGGAGTTGTGGGGCGGCCCGCAGGCTCCGTAGCCATGTCCGGAGGCAAGAACCGCTGAAAGCATCTAAGTGGGAAATGCCCCCCAAGATGACGCCACTCACGGCAACAGGCCGGTAAGTCCCCCGGCAGACGACCGGGAAGGCGGCGCCAGCTGGAGGCCCCGTGAGGGGTAGAGGCGAGGCGTGCGCATGGACGAGGGCTTCCCTGCTGGGACGCCGGACGTGACGGCGCTGCACCCGGAGAAAAGGTGTGCTGATCCGCCCCCCTGCACCAGTGGCGTGCGTGACGCGCCGCGGACCCACCCCGCGCCATCCCGAACCGGGTCGTGAAACGCGGCAGCGCCGATGGTACTGGCGGGACGCCCGCCGGGAGAGTAGGTCCGTGCGCCGCAGCACCGCGGCGTGGAGCAGTGGCAGCTCGTCGGGCTCATAACCCGAAGGTCGGTGGTTCGAATCCACCCGCCGCTACCACGTGTTGACGGCTTACAGAGCAACTGTAAGCCGTCTGTTTTTTTAATTTCTCCTCGGATGTCACAGACTCCTCGCCGTGAAGCGTGTTTTGCAGAAGACAAACCTTTACTCTTTGTCACGTGGTACAATGTCTGACGCTTCATCATCTGTATCGAGGCATTCATCCAATGAACGATGGTATTCGTATCATCCCTGTTCGCGGCATCGGCGATGTGCAGCCTGGTGATGACCTCGCCAGCGTTCTTGTCGGTGCACTTACGCGCAACGATATCGTGTTGGAGAATGGGGATGTGCTGGTCGTTACCCAGAAGATTGTTTCTAAAGCGGAAGGTCGCCTGGTAAATCTGCAAACAGTCGAGCCGTCGCATCTGGCGCGTATGGCTGCGTTGCAGGGGCGAAAAGATGCAGCATACTACGAAGTGGTGTTGCGCGAGAGCCGACGTATTGTCAGGATGGATCGTGGTGTGCTGATTACTGAAACTCACCACGGGTTTATCTGCGCGAATGCTGGAGTCGATGAGTCGAATGTGGCGGGCGGGCGTTTTGTGACGTTGCTGCCGACCGATCCGGATGCGTCAGCGGCGCGCTTGCGTCAGGCACTGCTTGAACGCTACAATCTTGAGGTGGCAGTTATTATTTCGGATACATTTGGGCGTCCATGGCGCGAAGGGCAGGTAAATGTCGCAATTGGCGCCGCAGGCATTGCGCCACTGGTTGATTATGCAGGTCAGCAGGACGCATATGGCTATACCCTGCACGCAAGCGTCATCGCGGTAGCTGATGAGTTGGCTTCGGCTGCGGAGTTGGTGATGGGAAAGGCGGATCAGATACCTGTCGCGGTTGTGCGAGGGTATCGTGTTGTGCACTCCGATGTGGGTGCACGAGCATTGATTCGTGCGCCCGAACGCGATCTGTTTCGTTAAGACACATAAGACATGGACGGCGATGTCTGGTGAAGCAAACCGTTTGTCACTCTCGCTGGCAGACATTATTCGTGGACGTCGGTCGGTGCGCCGACTGGCGGATCGCCCTGTTCCACGCGATGATGTTCTGGCAATACTGGAAGCTGCTCGCTGGGCGCCGTCGCCGCATGGACGGCAACCCTGGCGTTTTGTGGTATTGACCCGCGCTGAACCTAAGCGCATCCTGGCTGAAGCTATGGGCGCCGAGTGGCGACGACAACTCGCTCTCGATGGTCAGGACGAGGCTATTATCGAGTTGCGTGCGCAGGCGTCGTATAAGCGCATTACTGGTGCTCCGGTGGTCATTCTGCCATGTCTCTACACTGTCGATCTCGATGTGTATCCTGATGCACTGCGCAACGCTGTCGAAACGACGATGGCAGTGCAGAGTCTTGGATGCGCCATCCAGAATATGCTGCTGACAGCGTATTCACTGGGACTGGACTGCGGCTGGATGTGCGCACCGTTGTTCTGTCCGACGGTCGTGACGACGGCGCTCGATCTC
Encoded here:
- the cofE gene encoding coenzyme F420-0:L-glutamate ligase, which translates into the protein MNDGIRIIPVRGIGDVQPGDDLASVLVGALTRNDIVLENGDVLVVTQKIVSKAEGRLVNLQTVEPSHLARMAALQGRKDAAYYEVVLRESRRIVRMDRGVLITETHHGFICANAGVDESNVAGGRFVTLLPTDPDASAARLRQALLERYNLEVAVIISDTFGRPWREGQVNVAIGAAGIAPLVDYAGQQDAYGYTLHASVIAVADELASAAELVMGKADQIPVAVVRGYRVVHSDVGARALIRAPERDLFR
- a CDS encoding nitroreductase family protein, whose translation is MSGEANRLSLSLADIIRGRRSVRRLADRPVPRDDVLAILEAARWAPSPHGRQPWRFVVLTRAEPKRILAEAMGAEWRRQLALDGQDEAIIELRAQASYKRITGAPVVILPCLYTVDLDVYPDALRNAVETTMAVQSLGCAIQNMLLTAYSLGLDCGWMCAPLFCPTVVTTALDLDPALTPHALITVGYAAVEPVRRERLPLDALIVLFD